A section of the Saccharopolyspora gregorii genome encodes:
- a CDS encoding glutamyl-tRNA reductase has product MNLLTVGLSHRSAPVRVLERVAIGADEVGKVLDELLGRPHISEAFLVSTCNRVEVYAVAETFHGGLNDVTEVLARKAGAEVAELADHFYVHYAGAAVEHLFSVAAGLDSMVVGEAQILGQLRQAYGVADQAGTVGRTLHELAQQALRVGKRVHAETEIDAAGASVVSEALSDAEALLGGVAGKRALLVGAGSMGGLAAAQLRRAGIGSVVIANRTAANGARLAESLRAEGIPADAVELAGLGSAIAAADLVVTCTGAVGAVITEDVVADAVRDRDDSGQPLLFCDLGLPRDTAPEVAELPGVAVVDLETLQARLTAQRGGSESDRAAAIVADELRGYLASQRSAEVTPTVTALRKRAAEVVDSELLRLDSRLPELDGPVRDELSRTVRRVVDKLLHAPTVRVKELASVPGGSGYAEALRELFELDPQAPTAIRTPRSAEDVPVTGAHSAQALLRDPLAQDGAEQDGEDR; this is encoded by the coding sequence GTGAACCTGCTCACCGTCGGGCTCTCCCACCGGAGCGCCCCGGTACGGGTGCTGGAGAGGGTCGCGATCGGCGCCGACGAGGTCGGCAAGGTCCTCGACGAGCTGCTCGGCCGTCCGCACATCAGCGAGGCCTTCCTGGTCTCCACCTGCAACCGCGTCGAGGTGTACGCGGTCGCCGAGACCTTCCACGGCGGGCTGAACGACGTGACCGAGGTGCTGGCCCGCAAGGCCGGGGCCGAGGTCGCCGAGCTCGCCGACCACTTCTACGTGCACTACGCCGGTGCCGCGGTGGAGCACCTGTTCTCCGTGGCCGCCGGGCTGGACTCGATGGTCGTCGGCGAGGCGCAGATCCTCGGCCAGCTGCGGCAGGCCTACGGCGTCGCCGACCAGGCCGGCACCGTCGGGCGCACGCTGCACGAGCTGGCGCAGCAGGCGCTGCGCGTCGGCAAGCGGGTGCACGCCGAGACCGAGATCGACGCCGCCGGTGCCTCGGTGGTCTCCGAGGCCCTGTCCGACGCCGAAGCGCTGCTGGGCGGTGTCGCCGGGAAGCGCGCGCTGCTCGTCGGCGCGGGTTCCATGGGCGGCTTGGCGGCCGCGCAGCTGCGCCGCGCCGGGATCGGCTCCGTGGTCATCGCCAACCGCACCGCCGCCAACGGCGCCCGGCTCGCCGAGTCGCTGCGCGCCGAGGGCATCCCGGCGGACGCGGTGGAGCTCGCGGGGCTCGGCTCCGCGATCGCCGCCGCCGACCTCGTGGTGACCTGCACCGGAGCCGTCGGTGCCGTGATCACCGAGGACGTCGTGGCCGACGCGGTGCGGGACCGGGACGACAGCGGCCAGCCGCTGCTGTTCTGCGATCTGGGGCTGCCGCGGGACACCGCGCCCGAGGTCGCCGAGCTGCCCGGCGTCGCCGTCGTCGACCTGGAGACCCTGCAAGCGCGGCTCACCGCGCAGCGCGGCGGCAGCGAATCCGACCGCGCCGCGGCGATCGTCGCCGACGAGCTGCGCGGCTACCTCGCCTCGCAGCGCTCCGCCGAGGTCACCCCGACGGTCACGGCGCTGCGCAAGCGCGCCGCCGAGGTCGTCGACTCCGAACTCCTGCGGCTGGACTCGCGGCTGCCCGAACTGGACGGACCGGTGCGCGACGAGCTGTCCCGCACGGTGCGCCGCGTCGTGGACAAGCTGCTGCACGCACCCACGGTCCGGGTGAAGGAACTGGCATCCGTTCCCGGCGGCTCCGGTTACGCCGAGGCGCTGCGGGAACTCTTCGAACTGGACCCGCAGGCGCCGACCGCGATCCGCACGCCCCGCTCCGCGGAGGACGTGCCGGTGACCGGCGCGCACTCGGCGCAGGCGCTGCTGCGGGACCCCCTCGCCCAGGACGGGGCGGAACAGGACGGTGAAGACCGGTGA
- a CDS encoding redox-sensing transcriptional repressor Rex, with the protein MTAHGEGERDEAGQPADVPSGSGSPAESIAVPAARERARAIPEAAVARLAVYLRVLSGLEERGTGTVSSEELAAFAGVNSAKLRKDLSYIGSYGTRGVGYDVAVLIGQIERTLGLTKKHRVAVAGIGNLGHALANYGGFLNRGFPVAALFDLDPDLLDVPVGGIPVSSVDDIVEVCREREVTIGVIATPTEGAQDVCDRLVEGGVVCILNFAPVVLQVPEHVEVRKVDLAVEMQILSFHVARRNQEAMVVPGVAGTDAGPPGGGANGNGNSDSAPERGDVDGMVVRP; encoded by the coding sequence GTGACGGCCCACGGAGAGGGCGAACGGGACGAGGCCGGGCAGCCGGCGGACGTCCCGTCCGGGTCAGGGTCACCCGCCGAATCCATCGCGGTCCCCGCCGCCCGGGAACGGGCGCGGGCCATTCCGGAAGCGGCCGTCGCACGCCTCGCGGTGTACCTGCGCGTGCTGTCCGGCCTCGAAGAGCGCGGCACCGGCACCGTGTCCAGCGAAGAGCTCGCCGCCTTCGCCGGGGTGAACTCGGCGAAGCTGCGCAAGGACCTGTCCTACATCGGCTCCTACGGCACCCGCGGCGTCGGCTACGACGTGGCGGTGCTGATCGGCCAGATCGAGCGGACGCTCGGGCTCACCAAGAAGCACCGCGTCGCCGTGGCCGGCATCGGGAACCTGGGGCACGCGCTCGCCAACTACGGCGGCTTCCTGAACCGGGGCTTCCCGGTGGCCGCGCTGTTCGACCTCGACCCCGACCTGCTGGACGTGCCGGTCGGCGGCATCCCGGTCAGCTCCGTCGACGACATCGTCGAGGTCTGCCGCGAGCGCGAGGTCACCATCGGCGTCATCGCCACGCCCACCGAGGGGGCGCAGGACGTCTGCGACCGCCTCGTCGAAGGCGGCGTGGTGTGCATCCTGAACTTCGCCCCGGTCGTCCTGCAGGTCCCCGAGCACGTCGAGGTGCGCAAGGTCGACCTGGCCGTGGAGATGCAGATCCTGTCCTTCCACGTCGCGCGCCGGAACCAGGAGGCGATGGTGGTGCCCGGCGTGGCCGGCACCGACGCCGGTCCGCCGGGCGGCGGGGCGAACGGGAACGGGAACTCCGATTCCGCGCCGGAGCGCGGTGATGTGGACGGGATGGTGGTTCGGCCGTGA
- a CDS encoding glutaredoxin family protein, producing the protein MPGTGESGQHAVTLLVREQCHLCDEALAAVREVCAELDVPWATEDVDADPEQRAEYGDRVPVVLVDGVEHGYWKVEPARLRAALSR; encoded by the coding sequence GTGCCGGGAACCGGGGAATCGGGGCAGCACGCGGTGACGCTGCTGGTGCGCGAGCAGTGCCACCTGTGCGACGAGGCGCTCGCCGCCGTCCGCGAGGTGTGCGCCGAGCTCGACGTGCCGTGGGCGACCGAGGACGTGGACGCCGACCCCGAGCAGCGCGCCGAGTACGGCGACCGGGTGCCGGTCGTCCTGGTGGACGGCGTCGAGCACGGTTACTGGAAGGTCGAACCCGCCCGGCTCCGCGCCGCGCTCAGCCGCTGA
- a CDS encoding AMP-binding protein yields the protein MSTEACPPPVTGRTGATAPDVNLADLVRAAAERGPGHPALIDLAGHRMSWSELDAACTGYGWRLREAGVRPGDRVALALPTGFEFCVALFAAFRAGAVAVPLPPSAPAPELRRVLDDSGAALLVRGGAPAGTAVRDLGGIAELDPPTGEERAEQELPREPADLAVLCYTSGTSGPARGAMLPHAALLANVHQCGRLRPMPVNAADRVLLALPMYHAFGLGPGMLQVAAVGATAVLLPRFDAEEALTAISRHRVTGVVGVPPMYREWLRLEPHRLREGLSTVRLLTSGAAPLGADVASAVRSATGLDVFEGYGLTETGPVLTTTLAGGRAKPGSVGRALPGVQLRLVDTDGSPIDEADGDTGRVSVRGANLFRGYWPDAAHGPDQDGWFRTGDVGYFDADGDLHLVDRATDLIIVNGFNVYPREVEAVLAELPGVVESAVVGVPDEARGEAVRAVVVAGPGTELTEDSVRAHCAARLAKFKVPVEVGFATELPHSPTGKIARRTLRTPPA from the coding sequence ATGTCGACCGAAGCGTGCCCACCCCCGGTCACCGGCCGGACCGGCGCCACCGCGCCCGACGTCAACCTGGCCGACCTCGTGCGCGCCGCCGCCGAGCGCGGACCCGGCCACCCCGCGCTGATCGACCTCGCCGGGCACCGGATGAGCTGGTCCGAGCTGGACGCCGCCTGCACCGGTTACGGGTGGCGGCTGCGGGAGGCCGGCGTGCGGCCCGGGGACCGGGTGGCGCTGGCGCTGCCCACCGGGTTCGAGTTCTGCGTCGCGCTGTTCGCCGCGTTCCGGGCCGGCGCCGTCGCCGTGCCGCTGCCGCCCTCGGCGCCCGCGCCGGAGCTGCGCCGCGTCCTCGACGACAGCGGCGCCGCGCTGCTCGTCCGCGGCGGTGCTCCGGCGGGCACCGCCGTCCGCGACCTCGGCGGCATCGCCGAGCTCGACCCGCCGACCGGCGAGGAGCGCGCCGAGCAGGAGCTGCCGCGGGAACCCGCCGACCTCGCCGTGCTCTGCTACACCTCCGGCACCTCCGGGCCGGCGCGCGGCGCGATGCTGCCGCACGCGGCGCTGCTGGCGAACGTGCACCAGTGCGGGCGGCTGCGCCCGATGCCGGTCAACGCCGCCGATCGGGTGCTGCTCGCGCTGCCGATGTACCACGCCTTCGGCCTCGGCCCCGGCATGCTGCAGGTCGCCGCCGTCGGTGCCACCGCCGTGCTGCTGCCGCGCTTCGACGCCGAGGAGGCGCTGACCGCGATCTCGCGGCACCGGGTCACCGGTGTGGTGGGCGTGCCGCCGATGTACCGCGAGTGGCTGCGGCTGGAACCCCACCGGCTCCGCGAGGGCCTGTCCACGGTGCGGCTGCTGACTTCCGGCGCGGCCCCGCTGGGCGCCGACGTGGCGAGCGCGGTGCGCTCCGCGACCGGGCTGGACGTGTTCGAGGGCTACGGCCTCACCGAGACCGGGCCGGTGCTGACCACCACGCTCGCCGGGGGCCGGGCCAAACCGGGATCGGTGGGCCGCGCGCTGCCGGGCGTGCAGCTGCGGCTCGTGGACACCGACGGCTCCCCGATCGACGAGGCCGACGGCGACACCGGCCGGGTGTCGGTGCGCGGGGCGAACCTGTTCCGCGGCTACTGGCCGGACGCGGCGCACGGACCGGACCAGGACGGCTGGTTCCGCACCGGCGACGTCGGCTACTTCGACGCCGACGGCGACCTGCACCTGGTGGACCGCGCCACCGACCTGATCATCGTGAACGGCTTCAACGTGTACCCGCGGGAGGTGGAGGCGGTGCTCGCCGAACTGCCCGGCGTCGTCGAATCCGCCGTGGTCGGCGTGCCCGACGAGGCGCGCGGCGAGGCGGTCCGGGCCGTCGTCGTCGCCGGCCCCGGAACCGAGCTCACCGAGGACTCGGTGCGGGCGCACTGCGCGGCCCGGCTCGCCAAGTTCAAGGTCCCCGTCGAGGTCGGCTTCGCCACCGAGCTCCCGCACTCGCCGACCGGCAAGATCGCCCGCCGCACGCTCCGCACCCCGCCGGCCTGA
- a CDS encoding sigma-70 family RNA polymerase sigma factor: protein MLSTLPIPVHPAPSRPAHLPHRPAHPRAEPRPAPEAPVPGESWRHVSAAQNGDLDAFGRLYDEYSPVVYRYVLFRVSDHCLAEDITSETFLRALRRIATVSYQGRDVAAWFITIAKNLVLDHVKSSRTRLEVPIPELPDAQHRTQHHGGPEQHVLDAATQQELLRCVRQLNPDQRECIRLRFMQGLSVTETAQRMQRGEGAVKALQHRAVRRLGQLLPDDLR from the coding sequence ATGCTCAGCACGCTGCCCATCCCCGTCCATCCGGCTCCCTCCCGGCCCGCGCACCTGCCGCACCGCCCCGCGCACCCCCGCGCCGAACCGCGGCCCGCGCCCGAGGCGCCCGTGCCCGGCGAGAGCTGGCGGCACGTGAGCGCGGCGCAGAACGGCGACCTCGACGCGTTCGGCAGGCTCTACGACGAGTACTCGCCCGTCGTGTACCGCTACGTGCTGTTCCGGGTCAGCGACCACTGCCTCGCCGAGGACATCACCAGCGAGACCTTCCTGCGGGCGCTGCGGCGCATCGCCACCGTCAGCTACCAGGGCCGGGACGTCGCCGCCTGGTTCATCACCATCGCGAAGAACCTGGTGCTCGACCACGTGAAGTCCAGCCGGACCCGGCTGGAAGTGCCGATCCCCGAGCTCCCCGACGCCCAGCACCGAACGCAGCACCACGGCGGCCCGGAGCAGCACGTGCTCGACGCCGCCACCCAGCAGGAGCTGCTGCGCTGCGTGCGGCAGCTCAACCCGGACCAGCGCGAATGCATCCGGCTGCGGTTCATGCAGGGCCTGTCGGTCACCGAGACCGCCCAGCGCATGCAGCGCGGCGAAGGCGCCGTCAAAGCGCTGCAGCACCGCGCCGTGCGGCGCCTCGGCCAGCTGCTGCCCGACGACCTGCGCTGA